A stretch of Bradyrhizobium sp. AZCC 2262 DNA encodes these proteins:
- a CDS encoding response regulator, protein MHRILLVEDNEMNRDMLTRRLERNGFSVCCACDGPTGVDMAASELPDLILMDVALGEMDGWEATQRIKANPATSAIPIIALTAHALASDRDKSVEVGCSDFDTKPVDMQRLLGKIRSLLPPVAQQSSVA, encoded by the coding sequence ATGCATAGAATTCTGCTTGTTGAAGACAATGAGATGAACAGGGACATGCTTACGCGCCGTCTCGAGCGCAACGGCTTTTCCGTCTGCTGCGCTTGCGACGGCCCGACGGGCGTAGATATGGCGGCGAGCGAACTGCCGGACCTGATCCTGATGGATGTGGCGCTCGGCGAAATGGACGGTTGGGAAGCAACACAGCGGATCAAGGCCAATCCGGCAACATCGGCCATTCCCATCATTGCACTGACAGCCCATGCGCTTGCCAGCGATCGCGACAAGAGCGTCGAAGTCGGCTGCTCCGATTTTGATACGAAGCCTGTCGACATGCAGCGGCTCCTCGGCAAGATTCGATCGCTCCTGCCTCCGGTCGCGCAACAAAGCTCGGTGGCGTAG
- a CDS encoding sensor histidine kinase — protein MNAKFATALAALDRVVNYFIPASIAADRDTRKRAHVFLVSHILGPFIGNVVPISIYLLDPAPGYDVAVLAASITSFWVFPFILRAGAPYDTLALVSIENLIFCILWSCFFYGGVTSPTLAWVLVIPLLAFFYLGSSSKLRLIVMTMFVANVAVFSFFYSHGFEINSKLPAAAMQGLGLVSTTAASIYVAMMALYYAKIQASQGELESEMRQHVATASALRAATEEAERAGAAKSEFLAKMSHELRTPLNAVIGYSQMLLEDAEIERDREGIADLTKIHTAGQHLLKLVNEVLDLSKIEAGKMELHLEETDFGELLRDVAERARTAVEANGSELACSIPPDLGTALCDAGRFRNVIGQLTDNAAKFTHNGRVEIAARRLKGVAGDQLIVDVIDTGIGIASDQMPKLFEKFTVADDSSTSKYGGTGLGLALSQRLCKLMGGEISVESEPGKGSRFTIRMPLVDGRRKTDRYAAATLVPDVTDTALPAPAGMANA, from the coding sequence ATGAACGCCAAATTTGCAACGGCACTTGCTGCCCTCGACAGGGTGGTCAATTACTTCATTCCGGCCAGCATCGCCGCCGACCGCGATACGAGAAAGCGTGCTCACGTGTTTCTCGTCAGTCACATCCTGGGTCCGTTCATCGGAAACGTAGTACCGATTTCGATCTATCTGCTCGATCCCGCGCCCGGATATGACGTGGCGGTATTGGCGGCGTCGATCACGTCGTTCTGGGTATTTCCGTTCATTCTGCGCGCCGGCGCGCCCTACGACACGCTTGCGCTGGTCTCGATCGAGAACCTGATCTTCTGCATTCTCTGGAGCTGCTTCTTCTATGGCGGCGTGACCTCGCCCACGCTCGCCTGGGTACTCGTCATACCGTTGCTGGCATTTTTCTATCTGGGCTCGTCGAGCAAGCTGCGACTGATCGTAATGACCATGTTCGTAGCCAACGTGGCGGTATTCAGCTTCTTCTATTCGCACGGCTTTGAAATCAACAGCAAGCTGCCGGCTGCCGCAATGCAGGGGCTTGGTCTCGTCTCGACGACGGCGGCGTCGATCTATGTGGCGATGATGGCGCTCTATTATGCGAAGATTCAAGCCTCACAGGGCGAGCTGGAAAGCGAGATGCGGCAGCACGTGGCGACTGCATCGGCGTTGCGTGCGGCAACCGAGGAAGCCGAGCGCGCAGGAGCCGCGAAATCCGAGTTTCTGGCCAAGATGAGTCACGAGCTGCGCACACCGCTCAACGCAGTGATCGGCTACAGCCAGATGCTGCTCGAAGACGCCGAGATAGAACGAGACAGGGAGGGCATTGCTGACCTGACCAAGATACACACGGCCGGACAGCACCTGCTGAAGCTCGTCAACGAGGTGCTCGATCTTTCCAAGATCGAAGCCGGCAAAATGGAGCTGCATCTGGAAGAGACAGATTTCGGCGAATTGCTTCGGGATGTTGCCGAGCGGGCGAGGACCGCGGTTGAGGCAAACGGAAGCGAGCTCGCATGTTCGATCCCTCCCGATCTGGGGACCGCACTCTGCGATGCCGGAAGGTTTCGCAATGTGATTGGGCAGCTGACTGATAACGCAGCGAAATTCACCCACAACGGGAGGGTGGAAATCGCCGCGCGACGCCTCAAGGGCGTGGCGGGCGATCAGCTCATCGTTGACGTCATCGATACGGGAATCGGTATCGCATCGGATCAAATGCCGAAGCTCTTCGAGAAATTCACGGTCGCTGACGACTCCAGCACCAGCAAATATGGCGGTACGGGACTTGGATTAGCGCTCAGCCAAAGGCTCTGCAAGTTGATGGGCGGCGAGATCTCGGTGGAAAGCGAACCCGGAAAGGGCAGCCGCTTTACCATCAGAATGCCACTCGTTGATGGTCGGCGGAAAACCGACCGCTACGCCGCGGCGACGCTCGTTCCCGACGTCACCGACACTGCTCTGCCTGCTCCCGCTGGAATGGCCAATGCATAG
- a CDS encoding sensor histidine kinase yields the protein MPIWQEVVKFIDWFIPAEAKLERSKRELAQNFVFTHLFGPLLSQSIAVFLYLSDPHRGAACLTVIACIWLFWTLPFVYKMSCNLQLSALISVELLAFTSLFGAYFYGGVSSPFLPWLIVSLLLGFFYLSERPILVLGLFTFNILGFVLAYLLWGFPTLLSHEQLSTVGWISILSATIYMSWMAIYYANMITVGSDLEREAERHRETAVRLREAKDMADEANRAKSIFLAKMSHELRTPLNAVIGFSEILLEGVEFEGKNSRKKPDLERINSAGKHLLSLVTDVLDLSKIESNHVELKIEQFDLNDMVREVVATVQPVVAEKKNKLVVRCPSNLGIVSTDQTKLRQAALNLLSNAAKFTEAGTIILSAQRRKHQAGDWIEIQVQDTGIGINESEIGRLFQNFGQASQATSSKYGGTGLGLALSQKLCALMGGGISATSEPGRGSCFTIRVLAWMTEQQPAEEPSIMPAFAAASASAV from the coding sequence ATGCCCATTTGGCAAGAAGTCGTTAAGTTTATTGATTGGTTTATTCCAGCGGAGGCCAAGCTCGAGCGCTCCAAGCGGGAGCTCGCGCAGAACTTCGTATTCACTCATCTGTTCGGACCACTGCTTTCGCAGTCCATCGCTGTATTTCTCTATCTCAGCGACCCGCACCGGGGCGCTGCCTGCTTGACTGTCATCGCTTGCATCTGGCTGTTCTGGACACTTCCGTTCGTCTACAAGATGAGCTGCAACCTGCAGCTATCGGCGCTGATCTCCGTTGAGCTGCTAGCCTTCACTTCTCTGTTTGGCGCCTACTTCTACGGCGGCGTCAGCTCGCCGTTTCTGCCATGGTTGATCGTCAGCCTGCTGCTTGGCTTCTTCTATCTGTCGGAACGGCCAATCCTCGTCCTCGGCCTGTTCACGTTCAACATTCTTGGCTTCGTTCTCGCCTACCTGCTGTGGGGATTTCCGACGCTGCTGTCGCACGAACAACTTTCAACGGTCGGCTGGATCTCGATCCTCTCCGCCACGATCTACATGTCGTGGATGGCGATTTACTACGCCAACATGATCACCGTGGGATCCGATCTCGAGCGCGAAGCCGAACGGCATCGGGAAACGGCGGTGCGCCTGCGCGAAGCCAAGGACATGGCCGATGAGGCGAACCGCGCCAAGTCGATCTTCCTGGCCAAGATGAGCCACGAGCTTCGAACGCCGCTAAATGCGGTGATCGGATTCAGCGAGATTTTGCTCGAGGGTGTGGAGTTCGAGGGCAAGAACAGCCGAAAGAAGCCGGATCTCGAACGGATCAATTCCGCTGGAAAGCATCTGCTGTCGCTGGTGACCGACGTCCTCGATCTGTCGAAGATCGAGTCCAACCATGTCGAGCTGAAGATCGAACAGTTCGATCTGAATGACATGGTTCGCGAGGTTGTCGCCACGGTTCAGCCGGTGGTGGCCGAAAAGAAGAATAAGCTCGTCGTCAGATGCCCTTCCAACCTGGGCATCGTGTCGACGGACCAGACCAAGTTGCGGCAGGCCGCGCTCAATCTGTTGAGCAATGCAGCGAAGTTCACGGAAGCGGGCACGATCATCCTCTCGGCACAGCGCCGCAAGCATCAAGCGGGCGACTGGATCGAGATCCAGGTTCAGGACACAGGAATAGGCATCAACGAGTCCGAAATCGGAAGACTCTTCCAGAATTTTGGTCAGGCCAGCCAAGCGACATCCAGCAAGTATGGCGGAACGGGTCTGGGCCTTGCGCTAAGCCAGAAGCTTTGTGCGCTAATGGGCGGAGGCATCTCGGCAACCAGCGAACCCGGACGAGGATCCTGCTTCACCATACGTGTGCTGGCCTGGATGACCGAGCAGCAGCCGGCCGAGGAACCGTCCATCATGCCCGCGTTTGCGGCTGCCAGCGCTTCGGCGGTGTAA